AAAGGAGAGTTTATGAAAATTATTAGTAAAACTAAACCAAAAGGTACAGAATATAATGAACTAAAAAATATGAAAAAAGCAAAAAGAATTGTTAAAGCTAAAGAAGATAGAAGAAGAGCTGAAAACAAAAGAGTGAATGCTGAAGCTAGAAAAGAAAGAAGAATTGAAGGTGAATTTTACGATAGAGTAAGAGAAGTTGAAATTTTAGGTTTTAACAAAGGTATGCTTTTAGTTCGTATTGGTGACGATGTTGAAAAAAGAGGTCTTACTTATGGAAGAAGAAGCGTTGATCTTAAAGAAAATCTAAGTTTAATTGGAAACTTTCAATTAAAACTTTTTGGTGAAATGGTTGAGTTAAAATATTTAAAAAACTTTGCTCAAATGAAAGATCAAATATCTTGGGCTATTTCAGAAGATTTATAAAAAAAGTGGGAAATATCCCACTTTTTCATATTTTTTGTACTAAAAATTTGTACACTCCATCATTATCATTTGAATCTGTTAAATATTTTGCATCTTTTTTTAAATCTTCTTCTCCATTTTTCATAACAACTCCATATCCAACCATTTCTAGCATTTCTTTGTCATTGTTTGCATCTCCGAAGGCAACACACGTATCTAAAGTTAGATTCTTTAATTGTAAGATTTTTTCTAAACTTTTTCCCTTATTAACTTTTTTATTTAAAATTTCTAAATATCTCTCTTGTGAATATGTTAAATGCACTATATCTCTTAGTTTCTCTTTAATTTCTTTTTCTATTTTTTCTAAATTACATCGTTCATCTATAAATAATGCTTTTGTCATTAATAAACTTGTAAAATTATTAAAGTTTTTTTCAACTGCATCTATTCCTATATTATTTTTGTAATATTCTGTTTGCCAATTTTTTTTATCTTCAACAAACCAATTTTCATCTTGATATAAATTTAAATGAATATTATTTTTTCTAGAAATTTCTATCAATACTTTAACTATATCTTCTGAAAGTGGTTCTTCTAATAAAATACTCTCATTTTTTGTATCTATAACTTTTGCACCATTATAACAAATTACTATAATTGGTAACTCTAATTTTTTTAAAATTTCTTTTGTTGCACTGTACGATCTTCCTGTAACTATAAAAATCTCTACTCCTTTTTTATATAACTCTCTTAGAATAGATATATTTTGATTGCTAATCTCTTTTTTAGAATTTAGTAAAGTTCCATCTAAATCTAATGCTACCGATTTTATCATTTATCCTATACCTCCCATTTTATATAATATATTATAACAAAAAAAGAGGAGAAATTCTCCTCTTTACTTTAATATTCAATATTTTCTAATATATGATTTCCATTTGGGTTAAATTTAAAACCTTTTATAT
The window above is part of the Cetobacterium somerae ATCC BAA-474 genome. Proteins encoded here:
- a CDS encoding Cof-type HAD-IIB family hydrolase: MIKSVALDLDGTLLNSKKEISNQNISILRELYKKGVEIFIVTGRSYSATKEILKKLELPIIVICYNGAKVIDTKNESILLEEPLSEDIVKVLIEISRKNNIHLNLYQDENWFVEDKKNWQTEYYKNNIGIDAVEKNFNNFTSLLMTKALFIDERCNLEKIEKEIKEKLRDIVHLTYSQERYLEILNKKVNKGKSLEKILQLKNLTLDTCVAFGDANNDKEMLEMVGYGVVMKNGEEDLKKDAKYLTDSNDNDGVYKFLVQKI